Below is a genomic region from Persicimonas caeni.
GACCATCTTCTCAGCTCGATCGCTTCTGGCGAAACCGGAAAGGCCATTCTGTGAGCGACGACGCGTCTGGCGAAACCGGAAAGGCCGCTGGCTCAGCCCGATGGCTTCTGGCGAAACCGGAAAGACCATTTTGTGAGCAAGGACGCGTTCCGGAAAACCGGAAAGGCCATTTTCCCAGCGCGACGACGTGTCCTGGTTGCGTAGAGGCGCGATTTGTCAGCGCGACGACGTTCCGGGTTGCGTAGAGGCGCGATTCGTCAGCGCGACGACGTTCCGGGTTGCGTAGAGGCGCGAGTTCTCAGCGGGATGACGTTCCGGGTTGCGTAGAGGCGTGGTTTCTCCGCCCGACGACGTTCCTGGCGGCTTAGAGGCGGGCTTTGCCTGCGATCGGGCGCTTCGGAACGGCCAGAAGCGCGATTCGCTAATCTTCTTCCAGCGCAATACCCAACGCCGTGCCCCCAATCACCGCGATCGGCATGCAGATGAAGTTCATCAGCGGCACCCACAACAACAAGCTGGTCCCCAGGCCGAACGAGCCGGTCAGCGGCAGGTTATCCCAGATGAGGCCGAACTTGTCGCGAAGCTTCACCCCGTGGCGCTGCAGGGTCGGGTCGGTGTACTCGAGGGCGACGAAAAAGGCGCTCACGCACGCGCTCAGCACCGTGGAGGTGACGTTTCCGATGCCGGGGATGAAGTTGAGCAGCAAGATGGGGAGCATCAGCGAGGCGTACATAAGCCCGATGAACGCGCTCGAGCCGATGGACCGAAGCAGGTCGCCCACGATCGACTCGTCGGGGCCGGAGACGTCGTCGACCCCGCGCAGGATGCGCTCGGTGTGCTCGGACAAGAAGTCGTGGAACGGGCTCGCCACGATGCCGCCGGCCACCAGCACGACGACATACGAGAGCACCACCGCCGCCAGAAGGCACAGCACGTAGACGAAATACCACAGCACGATGAGCAGGTAGCTCAATAGCCCGTCGACTACCGGCTTCTCCCACAGCCAGTCGACGATGTCGCCGGCGTTGGTCAGCAGCAAATAGGCGCTGATCGCGAACAGCACCGCGTTGATGAGCGCCGGCACGATCACGAACGGCACCAGCTTTTTGTTCTCTTTGAGAAAACGCGCCGCCCGAAAGGGCAGCGTAAGCCCGCGAGTGACCTGACGAATCGTCGATCCGCGCCGGGCCTGCTTCAAATCTTCGAGTAACTCGTGCATGCCTGTGCTCCCTTGTGCGAGCCGCGCGGATTATTAATGATGCCGCTCGTGTTCCGACCAACCGATAACTCAGGCTCCCGCACAACGCTGCGTAGTCCACTTTGAACTATAGATCCATGCATCTAAAACCAAACCGCGTAAAGCTTCTTCTGACGGCCATCGCCGCCGCGTCTCTGTTGAGCGCGTCGCCGGCGTGGGCTCAACAACAAGACGATCGTTCGGCCCAAGCCGAGGTCGAAGCGCTGCTCGGCGAGGTCGCCAACGAAGCTCGCCCCGCCGTGGCGATGGGCAAGGTGCGCGCCCTGGAGCGC
It encodes:
- a CDS encoding EI24 domain-containing protein, with translation MHELLEDLKQARRGSTIRQVTRGLTLPFRAARFLKENKKLVPFVIVPALINAVLFAISAYLLLTNAGDIVDWLWEKPVVDGLLSYLLIVLWYFVYVLCLLAAVVLSYVVVLVAGGIVASPFHDFLSEHTERILRGVDDVSGPDESIVGDLLRSIGSSAFIGLMYASLMLPILLLNFIPGIGNVTSTVLSACVSAFFVALEYTDPTLQRHGVKLRDKFGLIWDNLPLTGSFGLGTSLLLWVPLMNFICMPIAVIGGTALGIALEED